Below is a genomic region from Bacteroidales bacterium.
TCTCTAACTTATCCAGATAGATTGCCAGCTGCTTTTCAAACTGAAGGAATTGAAAACATTCATCAGCTAACATTTGAAAAGCCTGATTTGGAAACCTTTAAGCATCTTTCATTAGCTTATGAAGCAATGAAAATGGGAGGAGGAGCTCCTTGTGTTTTAAACGCATCAAACGAAGTAGCTGTTGATTTATTCTTAAATGGTAAAATCTCATTTACTCAAATGCAAAAAATTTCTGAAACAGCGTTGTGTAAAATAAAAATAACAAAGCCTGTTTCCATAGACGAATATTTAATGCTTGATAAGGAAACAAAATCTTTTTGTAAAACTCTAAAAACAAATTAAAAATGGAAGTTCTTATTAAAATTGCTCAACTTCTTTTAAGCCTTTCTATTCTTGTTATAGTACACGAATTTGGTCATTACATTACTGCTAGAATGTTTAAAACAAGAGTAGAAAAGTTTTATCTTTTTTTCGATCCTTGGTTTTCTTTATTCAAATTTAAAAAAGGTGATACTGAATATGGAATTGGCTGGCTTCCTTTGGGCGGATATGTAAAAATAGCTGGCATGATTGACGAGTCTATGGACAAAGAGCAGATGAAACAACCTCCTCAACCATGGGAATTCAGAAGCAAAAAAGCATGGCAAAGATTTATTATCATGGTTGCTGGGGTAGTTATGAATGTTATTTTAGCAATGGTTATTTACATTGCAATGTTGGCAGCTTGGGGCGAAAGATATTTGCCAAATAGCGAAGTAAAAGATGGTATTGCAGTTGATTCCCTCGCTATGGAGGCAGGATTAAGATCTGGAGACAAGGTTTTAAAAGTGGATGATATTGTAATTGAAGATTTTTTCGATATTCTTCCAAATCTTTTGCTTGAAAATGCAAAAACAATGACTGTTTTAAGAAACGACACGATTAAAAATCTTGATATTCCTAGCGATTTTGTTAAAAAACTAATTAATTCCGAACGGGCTAATGTTATTATGCCGCGTATTCCTATGATTATTGACAGCATTCTTCCAAATTCATTAAATGCTGCATCAGAATTAAGAAAAGGAGATGAAGTCATAGAAATTAACGATAAACCCATCAAGTTTAACGATGAGTTTAAATCTGAAGCCTCAAATTATAAAGGACAAGAAGTCCCTATTAAAGTTATTAGGCAAGGTGATACTCTTTCTTTTCCAGTAAAAATTAATCAAAATGGACTCCTTGAAACTTATATATTAGCCGATTTAAGTCGCTTTTTTAATATTGCAACAAAAAATTATTCGTTTTGGGAAGCAATTCCTGCAGGAATAAACAAGGCAGGCACAAAAATATCCGAATATTGGAAGCAACTTAAGCTAATGTTTAATAAAGATGTTAGAGCTTATGAAAATGTTGGAGGTTTTATTACAATGGGAAAAATATTCCCTGGCGTTTGGGATTGGCAGTCTTTCTGGAACCTAACGGCATTTCTGTCGCTTATGTTGGCGGTGTTAAACATATTGCCAATTCCAGCTCTTGATGGAGGACATGTTCTTTTCCTTTTAATTGAAATGATAACCGGTAGAAAAGTTTCACAAAAAGTGCTGGAAATAGCACAATATATTGGTTTGCTAATTTTATTTATAATATTAATTTGGGCAAATTTGAATGATGTTATAAAATTGTTTTAAAAGCAAGCTGTATAAATAACATTTAAAAATTTTAGAGGAAGTTAGGGGAAATTAGAGGAAAACTTCCCCTAATTGAAAAATTATATTATCTTTGTTTCCTTTAAGAGCTAAAATATATGATTGAAAAACCGCCTATTTTAGATAAAAATAAGATTGATGAAGTTTGGCAAATAATAAGCAATTCCAGCTTAGATAAGGTTTTCAAAAAAATCAATAATGAATATCTTTACTGGGACAAAGTAAAGTATTTAATTCCCTTAGGCGTAAACCCATCTGCATTTTGGCATGCGATTAAAATACAGCGAAATTTAACTGCAAAAACGTTTTATTTTGGGTCAACTAAGTTTAAATTTTCGCTAACAGACCGAATGCACGAGCTTTTACATACATTAGATCTTAATCTTGGAGGGAGTTTAGGAACACAGGGAATTATTCCAGAAAAAGACAAGAATTTTTATTTGATAAACTCCATAATGGAAGAAGCAATTGCCTCAAGCCAAATGGAGGGAGCTTCCACTACACGCAAAGTTGCAAAAGACATGTTGCGTAAGCAACTTAAGCCTAAAAATAAAGGGCAGCAAATGATTTCAAATAACTATAACACAATACGATATTTAGTTGAAAATCAATCAGAAACATTTTCGATAGAAAAATTAAAAGAAATACAACGCCTTATTACACGGAATACACTTTCTAACAAAGAATATGAGGGCAAATTCCGCACAACCGATGATGTTTTTGTAATGAATGGAGTAACGGGAGAAGTAGCATATACTCCGCCGCCAAGTAAAGATATAGAGCAGTGGTTGAGCAAACTTTGCGACTTTGCAAATAATGATAATAAAGATAACTTTATACATCCTATAATTAAAGGCATAATTATTCATTTTATGCTTGCTTATATACATCCTTTTGTTGATGGAAATGGTAGAACTGCG
It encodes:
- a CDS encoding Fic family protein; protein product: MIEKPPILDKNKIDEVWQIISNSSLDKVFKKINNEYLYWDKVKYLIPLGVNPSAFWHAIKIQRNLTAKTFYFGSTKFKFSLTDRMHELLHTLDLNLGGSLGTQGIIPEKDKNFYLINSIMEEAIASSQMEGASTTRKVAKDMLRKQLKPKNKGQQMISNNYNTIRYLVENQSETFSIEKLKEIQRLITRNTLSNKEYEGKFRTTDDVFVMNGVTGEVAYTPPPSKDIEQWLSKLCDFANNDNKDNFIHPIIKGIIIHFMLAYIHPFVDGNGRTARSLVYWYLLKKGYWLTEYLSISRIIYRSKKKYELAFLYTENDENDLSYFIQYNLETLNKSFEELKIYLQQKISEQNDLILFKEIPEINERQAQILKILIEKPKTIFTAKELTIRFNVSIKTTRKDLQQLVSMGLMEEFNINKRQLGYIKVNDFDKKLEELRGN
- the rseP gene encoding RIP metalloprotease RseP; amino-acid sequence: MEVLIKIAQLLLSLSILVIVHEFGHYITARMFKTRVEKFYLFFDPWFSLFKFKKGDTEYGIGWLPLGGYVKIAGMIDESMDKEQMKQPPQPWEFRSKKAWQRFIIMVAGVVMNVILAMVIYIAMLAAWGERYLPNSEVKDGIAVDSLAMEAGLRSGDKVLKVDDIVIEDFFDILPNLLLENAKTMTVLRNDTIKNLDIPSDFVKKLINSERANVIMPRIPMIIDSILPNSLNAASELRKGDEVIEINDKPIKFNDEFKSEASNYKGQEVPIKVIRQGDTLSFPVKINQNGLLETYILADLSRFFNIATKNYSFWEAIPAGINKAGTKISEYWKQLKLMFNKDVRAYENVGGFITMGKIFPGVWDWQSFWNLTAFLSLMLAVLNILPIPALDGGHVLFLLIEMITGRKVSQKVLEIAQYIGLLILFIILIWANLNDVIKLF